In a genomic window of Gemmatimonadaceae bacterium:
- a CDS encoding asparaginase yields the protein MRTLELDVVATRGSEIESHHSVHAAVVIEDDSLAAGARNTRIVSSWRSCAKPFQVMPFLEAGGFDELRWGDDQLALACASHGGEPEHVALAQAMLADVGLEEGDLACGPHDPISPRGLKLLRESGARLSRLHNNCSGKHAAMLARAHTAGWPTYGYERRDHPVQRCCLQASAKWSGLDENEIGQAVDGCGVVAFSLPLDGMARAWSRLGRASRDGSTLAGRIVHAMGTRPFLVGGTDRFDSVLIEETDGRVVAKIGAEGVHCAAVPELGIGIAVKVDDGASRAQFPAVIRVLQLFDVLPGQLPPRLEEFFRRPVRNTRGETVGEIRLVA from the coding sequence GAATCGCACCATTCCGTGCACGCGGCCGTGGTCATCGAGGACGATTCTCTCGCTGCCGGCGCGCGCAACACTCGGATCGTGAGCTCGTGGCGCTCGTGCGCCAAGCCATTTCAGGTCATGCCATTTCTCGAGGCGGGCGGCTTCGACGAGCTCCGCTGGGGCGACGACCAGCTGGCGCTGGCGTGCGCGTCACACGGCGGAGAGCCGGAACACGTCGCGCTCGCTCAGGCGATGCTTGCCGACGTCGGGCTGGAAGAGGGCGACCTGGCCTGCGGGCCGCACGATCCGATCTCGCCGCGCGGGCTCAAGCTGTTGCGCGAATCGGGCGCTCGACTGTCTCGGCTGCACAACAATTGTTCGGGAAAGCACGCCGCGATGCTCGCGCGGGCCCACACCGCGGGTTGGCCGACGTACGGTTACGAGCGCCGCGACCACCCGGTTCAACGTTGCTGCCTGCAGGCGTCGGCGAAATGGTCGGGGCTCGACGAGAACGAGATCGGCCAGGCCGTCGACGGCTGCGGCGTCGTCGCGTTCTCGCTTCCGCTCGACGGCATGGCCCGCGCGTGGTCTCGACTCGGCCGCGCGTCGCGTGACGGCAGCACGCTCGCCGGCCGCATCGTGCACGCGATGGGAACGCGGCCCTTTCTCGTCGGTGGCACGGACCGGTTCGACTCGGTGTTGATCGAGGAGACCGACGGGCGCGTCGTGGCGAAGATCGGTGCCGAAGGCGTGCACTGCGCCGCCGTGCCGGAGTTGGGCATCGGTATCGCGGTCAAGGTCGACGACGGTGCCTCGCGCGCGCAGTTTCCCGCCGTGATCCGCGTGCTTCAGCTTTTCGACGTCTTGCCCGGACAGCTTCCGCCGAGGCTGGAAGAGTTCTTCCGGCGTCCGGTGCGTAACACGCGCGGCGAAACGGTCGGCGAGATTCGGCTCGTCGCCTGA
- a CDS encoding carboxymuconolactone decarboxylase family protein gives MTPPADIHDTLAVLDDATVALVRLAAVVAAGDEGSLRDEISRSAGAIPDVWVEELLLQTYLFAGFPRTLNAMREWRRIHPTIASAPESRTPTRADGEATCERVYGKMYDRLRENIRHLHPLLDDWMISEGYGKVLSRAGLDLPRRELCIVAACAATAQDRQLHSHLHGALNAGASAGAIDAAVDVLGDVLDATRLRDVKLLWARVRGK, from the coding sequence ATGACGCCGCCCGCCGACATCCACGACACCTTGGCGGTCCTCGACGACGCGACCGTCGCGCTGGTCCGCCTGGCCGCGGTCGTCGCGGCGGGCGACGAGGGTTCGCTTCGCGACGAGATTTCTCGGAGCGCCGGCGCGATCCCCGACGTGTGGGTCGAGGAGTTGCTGCTTCAGACGTACCTGTTCGCCGGTTTTCCGCGCACGCTCAACGCGATGCGCGAATGGCGGCGGATTCATCCGACGATTGCGAGCGCGCCGGAGTCGCGCACGCCCACGCGCGCCGACGGAGAGGCCACCTGCGAGCGAGTCTACGGCAAGATGTACGACCGACTGCGTGAGAACATTCGACATTTGCATCCGCTGCTCGACGACTGGATGATCTCCGAGGGATACGGCAAGGTGCTGTCGCGCGCCGGTCTGGACCTGCCGCGCCGCGAGCTCTGCATCGTGGCGGCGTGCGCGGCGACCGCGCAGGACCGTCAGCTGCACTCGCATCTACACGGCGCGCTGAACGCCGGTGCGTCCGCGGGTGCGATCGACGCCGCCGTCGATGTGCTCGGAGACGTACTCGACGCGACCCGCTTGCGCGACGTCAAACTTCTCTGGGCACGGGTGCGCGGAAAATGA